A DNA window from Mesorhizobium sp. C432A contains the following coding sequences:
- a CDS encoding metal-dependent hydrolase, with amino-acid sequence MKLTWYGHSAFRVETSGATILIDPYLVGNPSWTSGWEEPAEGVTHVLLTHGHSDHVSGAVEVLKKSGAQLVANYEICMYLVGMGVDGKKINPGNHGGTVDCGAFTTTFVQALHSSSFGLDGGQNVYLGNPNGLVLHFPEDKTLYHMGDTDIFSDMALIEELHEPKIGLVPVGDRFTMGGAVAALACRRFFHFDTVVPCHFGTFPIIDATAEKFVAGLEGSGVDVALPAIGQTITL; translated from the coding sequence ATGAAATTGACCTGGTACGGACATTCCGCCTTCCGCGTCGAGACATCAGGCGCGACCATCCTGATCGATCCCTATCTCGTCGGCAACCCATCATGGACGAGCGGCTGGGAGGAGCCGGCGGAAGGCGTCACCCATGTGCTTCTGACCCACGGCCACAGTGATCATGTCAGCGGCGCGGTGGAGGTGCTGAAGAAGAGCGGCGCCCAGCTGGTCGCCAATTACGAGATCTGCATGTACCTGGTCGGCATGGGCGTCGACGGCAAGAAGATCAATCCCGGCAATCATGGCGGCACCGTCGATTGCGGTGCCTTCACCACCACATTCGTGCAGGCACTGCATTCCTCGTCGTTTGGGCTCGATGGCGGCCAGAACGTCTACCTCGGCAATCCCAACGGGCTGGTCCTGCATTTCCCGGAGGACAAGACGCTCTACCATATGGGCGACACCGACATCTTCTCCGATATGGCGCTGATCGAGGAATTGCATGAGCCGAAGATCGGCCTCGTGCCGGTCGGCGACCGCTTCACCATGGGCGGCGCGGTGGCGGCCCTGGCCTGCCGGCGCTTCTTCCACTTCGACACCGTCGTGCCATGCCACTTCGGCACCTTCCCGATCATCGACGCGACGGCGGAGAAGTTCGTGGCCGGCCTCGAAGGATCAGGTGTCGACGTAGCCTTGCCAGCCATCGGCCAAACGATCACACTATAG
- the plsY gene encoding glycerol-3-phosphate 1-O-acyltransferase PlsY, with protein sequence MSYNVILALLFGYLLGSIPFGLLITRAAGLGDVRKIGSGNIGATNVLRTGNKGLAAATLVLDALKGTAAVMIARHFGHDYGLWAGLGLWAGLGAFLGHLFPVWLVFKGGKGVATYLGVLIALGWHVALIFIVVWLAMAFLFRYSSLAALTAAVIVPIALYFWSTPETAGLFLVMSLIVIFKHRANISRLLAGTEGKIGAKG encoded by the coding sequence ATGAGTTATAACGTTATCCTGGCATTGCTGTTCGGCTATCTCCTCGGCTCGATTCCCTTCGGCCTCTTGATCACCCGCGCGGCCGGCCTCGGCGATGTGCGCAAAATCGGCTCCGGCAATATCGGCGCCACCAACGTTCTGCGCACCGGCAACAAGGGCCTCGCCGCCGCGACGCTGGTGCTCGACGCGTTGAAGGGTACGGCGGCGGTGATGATCGCGCGCCATTTTGGACACGACTACGGACTGTGGGCCGGCCTTGGACTCTGGGCGGGCCTTGGCGCCTTCCTTGGCCATCTGTTTCCGGTCTGGCTCGTTTTCAAGGGCGGCAAGGGCGTGGCGACCTATCTCGGCGTGCTGATCGCGCTCGGCTGGCATGTGGCGCTGATTTTTATCGTCGTCTGGCTGGCGATGGCTTTTCTGTTTCGCTATTCCTCGCTGGCAGCGCTGACGGCGGCGGTCATCGTGCCGATCGCGCTTTATTTCTGGAGCACACCTGAGACCGCCGGGCTGTTCCTGGTGATGAGCCTGATCGTCATCTTCAAACATCGCGCCAACATTTCGCGCCTTCTTGCCGGCACCGAAGGCAAGATCGGAGCCAAGGGTTGA
- a CDS encoding GNAT family N-acetyltransferase yields MAIEIAIETPLQDDVRALVEELNATLLELTPPEHCYHLTVEQMAGDDTTVFIARDDGQAIGCGALKRHDARVGEVKRMYTRPSHRGRKIGAKIVEHVETLARSEGLKRLVLETGDRHPAAWTVYERAGFSRCGPVLDYPDSEWSVFYEKSL; encoded by the coding sequence ATGGCAATCGAGATCGCCATCGAAACGCCGCTGCAGGACGATGTCCGCGCTTTGGTCGAGGAGCTCAACGCGACGCTGCTCGAACTGACGCCGCCGGAGCATTGCTACCATCTGACGGTCGAGCAGATGGCTGGCGACGACACCACCGTGTTCATCGCCCGCGACGACGGGCAAGCCATCGGTTGCGGCGCGCTGAAGCGCCATGACGCCCGCGTCGGTGAGGTCAAGCGCATGTACACGCGGCCCTCGCATCGGGGCAGGAAGATCGGCGCCAAGATCGTCGAACATGTCGAAACGCTGGCGCGCAGCGAAGGGCTGAAGCGTCTGGTGCTGGAAACCGGCGACCGCCATCCCGCCGCCTGGACCGTCTACGAACGGGCCGGCTTCTCGCGCTGCGGGCCGGTGCTGGATTATCCCGATTCCGAGTGGTCGGTGTTTTACGAAAAGAGCCTTTGA
- a CDS encoding DNA alkylation response protein — protein sequence MTDDVTNQPPPLTGGNAWRGDPLLIQLAERFSDPVRKDLDGLGRFVLTQEAQELARLANVETPKLRTHDRQGRRIDLVEFHPAYHALMRRSVAGGLHSSIWENGDSEIGRRHQVRAARFYLTAELETGHLCPITMTSASLAALMASPKLFREWAPRVTTRKYDQSQKPPVDKTGLTLGMGMTEKQGGTDVRANTTRAERAGSGFYRLTGHKWFMSAPMSDAFLVLGQAPEGLSCFLVPRILGDGSGNGFRFQRLKDKLGNRSNASSEVEFVNAIGEMVGEPGAGIKTIMDMVTLTRLDCAVASSAIMRAGLAEAVHHARHRQVAGSTLIEQPLMQRVLADMALDVAAATALSFRLARSFDEAAGDRGEAAFARAMTPVVKYWVCKIAPPLLYEAMECLGGNGYVEEAPLARYYREAPVNAIWEGSGNVMALDVLRVLGRAPGLFEEVLAGIDRDLGAGGRGTIGVLKAAMQVAGTDEGSARLLTEQLALSAAAAELRRLGAGRIADAFVETRLAGQWRNTYGMLDSRHDARMIVDTLYPPVN from the coding sequence GTGACCGACGACGTGACCAACCAGCCGCCGCCGCTGACGGGCGGCAACGCCTGGCGGGGCGATCCGTTGCTGATCCAGCTTGCCGAGCGTTTTTCCGATCCGGTGCGCAAGGACCTCGACGGGCTTGGCCGGTTCGTCCTGACGCAGGAGGCGCAGGAGCTGGCGCGCCTCGCCAATGTCGAGACGCCGAAGCTCCGCACGCATGACCGTCAGGGCCGGCGCATCGACCTCGTCGAATTCCATCCGGCCTATCATGCGCTGATGCGCCGCTCGGTTGCCGGCGGCCTGCATTCCTCGATCTGGGAAAACGGCGATAGCGAGATCGGCCGTCGCCATCAGGTGCGCGCCGCGCGTTTCTACCTGACCGCCGAACTCGAGACCGGGCATCTCTGCCCCATCACCATGACCAGCGCTTCGCTGGCCGCCCTGATGGCCAGCCCAAAGCTGTTTCGCGAATGGGCGCCGCGCGTGACGACGCGCAAATACGACCAGAGTCAGAAGCCGCCGGTCGACAAGACCGGGCTGACGCTCGGCATGGGCATGACCGAAAAGCAGGGCGGCACCGACGTGCGCGCCAACACCACACGGGCCGAACGCGCCGGCAGCGGCTTTTATCGCCTCACCGGCCACAAATGGTTCATGTCGGCGCCGATGTCCGACGCTTTTCTCGTGCTTGGACAGGCGCCTGAAGGGCTTTCCTGCTTTCTCGTCCCGCGCATCCTCGGCGACGGTTCCGGCAACGGCTTCCGCTTTCAGCGGCTGAAGGACAAGCTCGGCAACCGCTCCAACGCCTCATCGGAGGTAGAGTTCGTCAACGCCATCGGCGAGATGGTCGGCGAGCCCGGCGCCGGCATAAAGACGATCATGGACATGGTCACGCTGACCCGGCTCGACTGCGCCGTCGCCTCGTCGGCAATCATGCGGGCGGGGCTGGCTGAGGCCGTGCATCACGCCCGTCATCGCCAGGTGGCCGGCTCGACGCTGATCGAACAGCCGCTGATGCAGCGCGTGCTGGCGGACATGGCGCTCGATGTCGCCGCCGCCACGGCACTCTCGTTCCGACTGGCGCGCTCCTTCGACGAGGCTGCCGGCGACCGCGGCGAGGCTGCTTTTGCCCGCGCCATGACCCCGGTGGTCAAATACTGGGTCTGCAAGATCGCGCCGCCACTGCTCTATGAGGCGATGGAGTGCCTCGGCGGCAATGGCTATGTCGAGGAAGCGCCGCTCGCCCGCTACTACCGCGAAGCCCCGGTCAATGCGATCTGGGAGGGCTCAGGCAATGTCATGGCGCTCGACGTGCTGCGCGTGCTCGGCCGCGCGCCCGGCCTGTTCGAGGAGGTGCTGGCCGGCATCGACCGCGATCTCGGCGCCGGCGGACGCGGAACCATTGGCGTGCTCAAGGCGGCCATGCAGGTCGCCGGCACCGATGAGGGGTCGGCCCGCCTGCTGACCGAACAGCTGGCGCTGTCGGCGGCAGCTGCGGAATTGCGCCGGCTGGGGGCAGGGCGGATTGCGGACGCCTTCGTCGAGACGCGGCTCGCCGGCCAGTGGCGCAACACCTATGGCATGCTCGATTCGCGCCACGATGCGCGCATGATCGTCGACACGCTCTATCCGCCGGTGAATTGA
- the gatC gene encoding Asp-tRNA(Asn)/Glu-tRNA(Gln) amidotransferase subunit GatC codes for MSVDLQTVKRVARLARIAVSEEDAERMTGELNAILGFVEQLNEVDVSGVEPMTSVTPMEMKKRQDIVTDGNKAADIVANAPATDENFFLVPKVVE; via the coding sequence ATGTCCGTTGATCTGCAAACTGTGAAGCGCGTCGCGCGTCTCGCCCGCATTGCGGTGAGCGAGGAGGATGCCGAGCGCATGACCGGCGAGCTGAACGCCATTCTGGGCTTTGTCGAGCAGCTGAACGAGGTCGATGTCTCCGGCGTCGAACCGATGACATCGGTGACGCCGATGGAGATGAAGAAGCGCCAAGACATCGTCACCGACGGCAACAAGGCTGCCGATATCGTCGCCAACGCGCCGGCCACTGACGAGAATTTCTTCCTCGTGCCGAAGGTCGTGGAGTAG
- the dprA gene encoding DNA-processing protein DprA, which produces MSKPAAGPRLSDRQRLSWLRLIRTQNVGPASFRELINRFGSAEAALEMLPELMISGGAKRIMRIPSVEEAEAELDAASENGARFVGIGEADYPPMLKNMDNPPPLIAVKGEAAVFRLPAVAIVGARNASLAGIKMARMLAADLGRDGYVIVSGLARGIDTAAHQGSLSTGTVGVLAGGLDVPYPPENIGLCDDIAERGGAVISEMPFGWQPRAQDFPRRNRLVAGAALGLVVIEAAQRSGSLISARLAGEMGRLVFAVPGSPLDPRCAGSNGLLKDGATLVTEAADVSGAIAPLAGTRTRSIAPPEKAPDFSATPPPGEDERSGVLEALGPTPVGVDEIIRHTGLNAAQVSMVLLELDLAGRIERHAGGNVSLVS; this is translated from the coding sequence TTGAGCAAGCCCGCCGCCGGGCCGCGCCTCAGCGACCGGCAGCGGCTGAGCTGGCTGCGGCTGATCCGCACACAAAATGTCGGCCCGGCCTCGTTTCGCGAATTGATCAACCGCTTTGGTTCGGCGGAGGCGGCGTTGGAGATGCTGCCCGAGCTGATGATTTCGGGCGGAGCCAAAAGGATCATGCGCATTCCTTCCGTGGAGGAAGCCGAAGCGGAACTCGACGCAGCCAGTGAAAACGGCGCCCGCTTCGTCGGCATCGGCGAGGCCGACTACCCGCCGATGCTGAAAAACATGGACAATCCGCCGCCACTGATTGCCGTGAAGGGCGAGGCAGCCGTCTTTCGCCTGCCGGCGGTGGCCATCGTCGGCGCCCGCAACGCGTCGCTCGCCGGCATCAAGATGGCGCGCATGCTGGCGGCGGATCTTGGCCGCGACGGCTACGTCATCGTTTCCGGCCTGGCGCGCGGCATCGACACGGCAGCACACCAGGGCAGTCTCTCGACTGGTACAGTGGGTGTGCTGGCCGGTGGGCTCGATGTCCCCTACCCGCCCGAAAATATCGGCTTGTGCGACGACATTGCCGAGCGTGGCGGCGCCGTTATTTCGGAAATGCCGTTCGGCTGGCAGCCGCGGGCGCAGGATTTTCCGCGCCGCAACCGGCTTGTCGCGGGCGCCGCCCTCGGACTGGTGGTGATCGAAGCGGCGCAACGCTCCGGCTCGCTGATCAGCGCGCGCCTGGCCGGCGAGATGGGCCGGCTGGTCTTTGCCGTGCCGGGTTCGCCGCTCGATCCGCGCTGCGCCGGCTCCAACGGCCTGCTCAAGGACGGCGCCACCCTGGTCACCGAGGCGGCCGATGTTTCCGGTGCGATCGCACCCTTGGCGGGCACGCGAACGCGAAGCATTGCGCCGCCAGAAAAGGCACCCGATTTTTCGGCAACTCCCCCGCCCGGTGAGGACGAACGCAGCGGCGTGCTCGAGGCGCTGGGCCCAACGCCGGTGGGCGTGGACGAGATCATCCGCCACACCGGCCTCAACGCCGCGCAAGTCTCCATGGTGCTGCTGGAACTCGACCTTGCCGGCCGCATCGAGCGCCATGCCGGCGGCAATGTCTCACTGGTTTCGTGA
- a CDS encoding dihydroorotase: MSTTVFERARIVDPSRGIDEVGTVIVEGKKIVAAGKAALNQGLPAGATVVDCAGKAIIPGLIDARVFIGEPGGEHRETIASASVAAAAGGVTSVVMMPDTDPVIDNVALVEFVLRTARDTASVNIFPAAAITKGLAGREMTEFGLLREAGAVAFTDGRHTISSALVMRRALTYARDFGGVIAHETQDGDLASAGVMNEGLYASWLGLAGIPREAESIPLERDLALARLTRGAYHAAKISTAMAAQAMTRAKADKANVTAGVAIHNLSLNENDVGEYRTFFRLTPPLRAEEDRLAMIEAVKDGTIDIIVSSHDPQDVDTKRLPFADAAAGAIGLETLLGAALRLYHNGDVPLLRLVETLSTAPARLFGLPGGTLKPGAPADLALIDLEEPWIVSESGIRSRSKNTCFEGARLQGMVLQTLVAGRTVFSS, translated from the coding sequence ATGAGCACGACGGTCTTTGAGCGCGCCCGCATCGTCGACCCGTCACGCGGCATCGACGAGGTCGGCACCGTCATCGTCGAGGGGAAAAAGATCGTTGCCGCCGGCAAGGCTGCCCTGAACCAGGGCCTGCCGGCGGGAGCCACCGTGGTCGACTGCGCCGGCAAGGCGATCATTCCCGGCCTGATCGACGCGCGCGTCTTCATCGGCGAACCGGGCGGCGAACATCGCGAGACCATCGCTTCGGCCAGCGTTGCGGCGGCGGCCGGCGGCGTCACCTCCGTCGTCATGATGCCCGACACCGACCCGGTGATCGACAATGTCGCGCTGGTCGAATTCGTGCTGCGCACCGCCCGGGACACGGCCAGCGTCAACATCTTTCCGGCGGCGGCGATCACCAAAGGCCTCGCCGGTCGCGAGATGACCGAATTCGGCCTGTTGCGCGAGGCCGGTGCGGTCGCCTTCACCGATGGGCGGCACACAATATCCAGCGCACTGGTGATGCGCCGGGCGCTGACCTATGCCCGCGATTTCGGCGGCGTCATCGCACATGAGACACAGGATGGCGACCTCGCTTCGGCGGGCGTGATGAATGAAGGCCTGTATGCCAGCTGGCTCGGCCTTGCCGGCATTCCGCGCGAGGCCGAGTCCATCCCGCTGGAGCGCGACCTGGCGCTGGCACGGCTGACGCGCGGCGCCTACCACGCGGCCAAGATCTCGACGGCGATGGCAGCGCAAGCGATGACGCGCGCGAAAGCCGACAAGGCCAATGTCACGGCGGGCGTGGCGATCCACAATCTGTCGCTGAACGAGAACGATGTCGGGGAATACCGCACCTTCTTCCGGCTGACGCCGCCTTTGCGCGCGGAGGAAGACCGGCTGGCCATGATCGAGGCGGTCAAGGACGGCACGATCGACATCATCGTCTCCTCGCACGACCCGCAGGATGTCGACACCAAGCGCCTTCCCTTCGCCGATGCAGCTGCCGGCGCGATCGGGTTGGAGACGCTGCTTGGAGCAGCGCTTCGGCTCTACCACAATGGGGACGTGCCGCTACTTCGGCTGGTCGAAACACTGTCCACCGCACCAGCAAGGCTGTTCGGCCTGCCGGGCGGCACGCTGAAGCCGGGAGCGCCGGCCGATCTTGCGCTGATCGACCTTGAAGAACCCTGGATCGTGAGTGAAAGCGGCATCCGCTCGCGCTCGAAAAACACCTGCTTCGAAGGTGCGCGGCTGCAAGGCATGGTCTTGCAAACGCTGGTGGCGGGCCGCACAGTGTTTTCGAGCTAG
- the ruvX gene encoding Holliday junction resolvase RuvX, translating into MGIIAIEDLPARLEGGRTLAGLDLGDKTIGVAVSDRGLSFAHPRAVILRKKFSLDAAALLAQLQKDNVGAFVLGLPINMDGSEGPRAQKSRAFVRNMAGITDLPFVLWDERLSTVAAERTLIEMDFSRRKRAGKIDSAAAAFILQGVLDRLQSLDPRDRTEPDSPPAA; encoded by the coding sequence TTGGGCATCATAGCAATCGAGGATCTGCCGGCACGGCTGGAGGGCGGCAGGACGCTGGCCGGGCTCGACCTCGGCGACAAGACGATCGGTGTCGCCGTTTCCGACCGCGGCCTGTCCTTCGCCCATCCGCGCGCGGTCATCCTGCGCAAAAAGTTTTCGCTGGATGCGGCAGCGCTGCTCGCCCAGCTGCAGAAGGACAATGTCGGCGCGTTTGTACTCGGTCTCCCCATCAACATGGACGGTTCGGAAGGTCCCCGCGCCCAGAAGTCGCGCGCCTTCGTGCGCAACATGGCAGGTATAACCGACCTGCCCTTCGTGCTGTGGGACGAGCGGCTGTCGACGGTGGCGGCGGAGCGGACGCTGATCGAGATGGATTTCTCGCGCCGAAAGCGCGCCGGCAAGATCGATTCGGCGGCTGCGGCCTTTATTCTGCAGGGAGTTCTGGACCGGCTCCAGTCGCTTGACCCACGCGATCGGACGGAACCGGATTCCCCGCCTGCCGCCTGA
- a CDS encoding aspartate carbamoyltransferase catalytic subunit: MTDASSLPLYPHRHLLGIRDLSPGDIELLLDRADRAVAISRQSEKKTSTLRGRTQINLFYEASTRTQSSFELAGKRLGADVMNMSVASSSVKKGETLIDTAMTLNAMRPDILIIRHQSAGAAALLAQKVGCSVVNAGDGAHEHPTQALLDALTIRRAKGPLSKLIVAICGDILHSRVARSNIMLLNALGAQVRVVAPSTLLPTGIEKMGVIVSRSMAEGLKGADVVMMLRLQRERMEGAFVPSVREYFRYFGLDAEKLKAAKDGALVMHPGPMNRGVEIASEIADGPQSVIQEQVEMGVAVRMAVMEALLDPRRNAEGRGA; the protein is encoded by the coding sequence ATGACCGACGCTTCGTCCCTGCCGCTTTATCCTCACCGCCATCTTCTGGGCATCCGCGATCTTTCCCCCGGTGACATCGAGCTTCTGCTCGACCGGGCAGATCGCGCCGTCGCCATTTCGCGGCAGTCCGAAAAGAAGACCTCGACGCTGCGCGGCCGCACCCAGATCAACCTCTTCTACGAAGCCTCGACGCGCACGCAGTCGTCGTTCGAACTGGCCGGGAAACGGCTCGGCGCCGACGTCATGAACATGTCGGTGGCGAGCTCTTCGGTGAAGAAGGGCGAGACGCTGATCGACACGGCGATGACGCTGAACGCCATGCGCCCCGACATCCTGATCATCCGCCACCAGTCTGCGGGCGCCGCCGCCCTTTTGGCGCAGAAGGTCGGCTGCTCGGTGGTCAATGCCGGCGACGGCGCGCATGAACACCCGACGCAGGCGCTGCTCGACGCGCTGACCATCCGCCGCGCCAAGGGGCCGCTGTCGAAACTGATCGTAGCGATCTGCGGCGACATCCTGCATTCGCGCGTCGCGCGTTCCAACATCATGCTCTTGAACGCGCTTGGCGCGCAGGTGCGTGTGGTGGCGCCGTCGACGCTGCTGCCCACCGGCATCGAGAAAATGGGCGTCATCGTCTCGCGCTCGATGGCCGAGGGCCTCAAGGGCGCCGACGTGGTGATGATGCTGCGCCTGCAGCGTGAGCGGATGGAAGGCGCCTTCGTGCCTTCGGTACGCGAATATTTCCGCTATTTCGGCCTCGATGCCGAAAAGCTGAAGGCCGCCAAGGACGGCGCGCTGGTGATGCATCCCGGTCCGATGAACCGCGGCGTCGAGATTGCGTCCGAAATCGCCGACGGTCCGCAAAGCGTCATCCAGGAACAGGTCGAGATGGGGGTGGCCGTGCGCATGGCGGTCATGGAAGCGCTGCTCGATCCCCGCCGCAATGCAGAGGGCCGCGGCGCATGA
- a CDS encoding amidase family protein codes for MSELTHLTISQARAKLRAKEISAVEITEAYLGAIERANPVLNAYIVVTGDKARDMAKASDARLAKGQGGALEGIPLGIKDLFGTEGVHTQACSHVLDGFKPRYESTVTANLWADGAVMLGKLNMDEFAMGSSNETSYYGPVVNPWRRSRLDTVVMPTTHQGDGGFVSAGGTKTARTLDNAQLVPGGSSGGSASAISAFLCAGATATDTGGSIRQPAAFTGTVGIKPTYGRCSRWGIVAFASSLDQAGPIARDVRDAAIMLKSMASVDAKDTTSVDRPVPDYEAAIGKPIRGMKVGIPREYRVDGMPEEIEALWQKGIAWLRDAGAEIVDISLPHTKYALPAYYIVAPAEASSNLARYDGVRYGLRVPGQDIVDMYEKTRAAGFGQEVKRRIMIGTYVLSAGYYDAYYLQAQKVRNLIKRDFETVFADGVDVILTPATPSAAFGIADEDMAADPVKMYLNDIFTVTVNMAGLPGIAVPAGLDAKGLPLGLQLIGRPFDEETLFQTAAVIEQAAGTFQPEKWW; via the coding sequence ATGAGCGAACTGACCCATCTGACAATTTCGCAGGCGCGCGCCAAGCTGCGCGCCAAGGAGATTTCGGCCGTCGAAATCACCGAGGCCTATCTCGGTGCCATCGAGCGCGCCAATCCGGTGCTCAATGCCTACATCGTCGTCACCGGCGACAAGGCGCGCGATATGGCCAAAGCTTCCGACGCCAGGCTCGCCAAGGGCCAGGGCGGTGCGCTGGAGGGCATCCCGCTCGGCATCAAGGACCTGTTCGGCACCGAAGGTGTCCACACCCAGGCCTGCAGCCATGTGCTCGACGGCTTCAAGCCGCGCTACGAATCGACCGTCACCGCCAATTTGTGGGCAGACGGCGCCGTCATGCTGGGCAAGCTCAACATGGACGAGTTCGCCATGGGCTCGTCCAACGAGACCTCCTATTACGGCCCTGTCGTCAATCCGTGGCGGCGTTCGCGCCTCGACACGGTGGTGATGCCGACCACGCATCAGGGCGATGGCGGTTTCGTTTCGGCCGGCGGCACCAAGACCGCGCGCACGCTGGACAATGCCCAACTGGTGCCGGGGGGCTCGTCGGGGGGCTCGGCTTCCGCCATCTCGGCTTTCCTGTGCGCCGGCGCCACCGCCACCGACACCGGCGGCTCGATCCGCCAGCCAGCCGCCTTCACCGGCACCGTCGGCATCAAGCCGACCTATGGCCGCTGCTCGCGCTGGGGCATCGTCGCCTTCGCTTCGTCGCTCGATCAGGCGGGCCCGATCGCCCGGGACGTGCGCGATGCCGCGATCATGCTGAAGTCCATGGCCTCGGTCGACGCCAAGGACACCACTTCCGTCGACCGGCCGGTGCCGGATTACGAGGCGGCGATCGGCAAACCGATCAGGGGCATGAAGGTCGGCATTCCCCGGGAATACCGCGTCGACGGCATGCCGGAAGAGATCGAGGCGCTGTGGCAGAAGGGCATTGCCTGGCTCAGGGATGCCGGCGCCGAGATCGTCGACATTTCGCTGCCGCACACCAAGTATGCTTTGCCGGCTTATTATATCGTTGCGCCCGCCGAAGCATCGTCCAATCTGGCGCGCTATGACGGCGTCCGCTACGGCTTGCGCGTGCCAGGCCAGGACATTGTCGACATGTACGAAAAGACCCGAGCCGCCGGGTTCGGTCAAGAGGTCAAGCGTCGCATCATGATCGGCACCTATGTGCTGTCGGCAGGCTATTACGATGCCTACTATCTGCAGGCGCAGAAGGTGCGCAATTTGATCAAGCGCGACTTCGAGACGGTTTTTGCCGACGGCGTCGACGTCATCCTGACGCCGGCGACGCCGTCGGCCGCCTTCGGCATCGCCGACGAGGACATGGCCGCCGATCCGGTGAAAATGTACCTCAACGACATTTTCACGGTGACCGTGAACATGGCCGGACTGCCGGGCATTGCCGTGCCTGCCGGCCTCGATGCCAAGGGCCTGCCGCTCGGCCTGCAGCTGATTGGCCGTCCCTTCGACGAGGAAACCCTGTTCCAGACAGCCGCCGTCATCGAGCAGGCGGCGGGAACCTTCCAGCCGGAGAAGTGGTGGTAG
- a CDS encoding YdcF family protein: MFFYLSKVFWFFVQPLNLAIFLLLAGLLAALIGRRRLAAAGSVFAFLILALSAWTSLGAMMLNPLEERFPKPPLPRKVDGIVVLGGGFEGAINLARGGYELNSGGDRMVEAAIIARRFPEAKVVISGGTGELFIDGEGDAATAPRLLGALGVDADRLMLENKSRNTYENAVFTKELVTPKPGETWLLVTSAFHMPRAKALFDKAGFQTVPWPVDYRTSGKEGFGLFRDNAPDSLQTTTMAIREWIGLAAYWLSGRIDQLFPGPGG, encoded by the coding sequence ATGTTCTTCTATCTCTCCAAGGTATTCTGGTTCTTCGTCCAACCACTCAACCTGGCGATCTTCCTGCTGCTTGCCGGCTTGCTCGCGGCGCTGATCGGCCGCCGGCGATTGGCGGCGGCGGGCAGTGTGTTCGCCTTCCTGATTCTGGCGTTGTCGGCCTGGACGTCGCTTGGCGCCATGATGCTCAATCCGCTCGAAGAGCGCTTCCCAAAGCCGCCGCTGCCGCGGAAGGTCGACGGCATCGTCGTGCTCGGCGGCGGCTTCGAGGGCGCCATCAACCTGGCGCGCGGCGGCTATGAGCTGAATTCGGGCGGCGACCGCATGGTCGAGGCGGCGATCATTGCCCGGCGCTTTCCCGAGGCGAAAGTGGTTATCTCCGGCGGCACCGGTGAACTGTTCATCGATGGCGAGGGCGATGCGGCCACCGCGCCGCGCCTGCTCGGTGCGCTTGGCGTCGACGCCGATCGCCTGATGCTCGAGAACAAATCCCGCAACACCTATGAGAATGCGGTCTTCACCAAGGAACTGGTAACGCCGAAACCGGGCGAGACCTGGCTGCTGGTGACCTCCGCCTTCCACATGCCGCGCGCCAAGGCGCTGTTCGACAAGGCCGGCTTTCAGACGGTCCCGTGGCCTGTCGACTATCGCACCTCGGGCAAGGAAGGCTTTGGCCTGTTTCGCGACAACGCACCCGATTCGCTGCAGACCACGACCATGGCGATCCGCGAATGGATCGGGCTCGCCGCCTATTGGCTATCGGGCCGGATCGACCAGCTTTTCCCCGGCCCGGGCGGCTGA
- a CDS encoding DUF6105 family protein: MRTLFALWAAPLALFWGWFFLSLNDINFGYVMLSRQLHDFVFQLYGQMLGIDPAIIPGMVARACIFDGFLLMALWAFRRRRNIMAWVRRQAGNPVPSDRVGQATGAGPELPAE; encoded by the coding sequence ATGCGCACGCTGTTCGCATTGTGGGCCGCGCCACTCGCTCTGTTCTGGGGCTGGTTCTTCCTGTCGCTCAACGACATCAATTTCGGCTACGTCATGCTCAGCCGGCAGCTGCATGATTTCGTGTTTCAGCTCTACGGGCAGATGCTGGGCATCGATCCGGCGATCATTCCGGGCATGGTGGCAAGGGCCTGCATCTTCGACGGCTTCCTGCTGATGGCATTGTGGGCGTTTCGCCGCCGCCGCAACATCATGGCCTGGGTCAGGCGGCAGGCGGGGAATCCGGTTCCGTCCGATCGCGTGGGTCAAGCGACTGGAGCCGGTCCAGAACTCCCTGCAGAATAA